In Paraburkholderia phenazinium, one DNA window encodes the following:
- a CDS encoding zinc-ribbon and DUF3426 domain-containing protein has product MLLATRCPFCETVFRLDPAQLALRRGLVRCGHCQEVFDASSSLYETAEGADFATAAPVSPAAVAALIAGTHATPKMPDFSAEAWNPWAPAPDAAIDNRLLHNATNLPLAPVAASVAVTPRHADEPELPTASIEDHAAHREPVFAAEPEPEPEPEPLEDEPALQDAQAAAATLRSAPDHEPHFGTAAAATPFAVNPPEDEADPFPVVRETRAAPPRRLGWRIVGVLVALILLVGLLAQLAWWQRETIMVDWPQSQTLYAQACAQIGCSVMPPHDIDGLQVEPSDLRQIDGPHKLELKMPLRNRYNVALAYPAIELTLLDDQNNVAVRRVLWPQDYVKPGTPIAAGLAARTTETMIVHLDTGNAVASNFRVQIFYP; this is encoded by the coding sequence ATGCTCCTGGCGACGCGCTGTCCTTTCTGCGAAACGGTCTTCCGGCTCGATCCGGCGCAGCTCGCGCTGCGCCGTGGCCTGGTGCGCTGCGGGCATTGCCAGGAAGTCTTCGACGCCTCGAGCAGTCTGTACGAAACCGCCGAGGGCGCCGACTTCGCCACAGCCGCCCCCGTTTCCCCCGCAGCCGTCGCCGCGCTGATCGCGGGCACGCATGCCACGCCGAAGATGCCGGATTTCAGCGCCGAGGCGTGGAATCCGTGGGCGCCGGCGCCCGACGCCGCCATCGACAACCGGCTGCTGCACAACGCCACCAATCTGCCGCTCGCGCCGGTTGCCGCGAGCGTCGCCGTCACGCCGCGGCACGCCGACGAACCCGAATTGCCGACGGCCAGCATCGAAGACCACGCCGCGCATCGCGAACCGGTTTTTGCGGCAGAGCCGGAGCCGGAACCAGAACCGGAGCCGCTCGAAGACGAACCGGCGCTGCAAGACGCACAAGCCGCAGCGGCGACCTTGCGCAGTGCCCCGGACCACGAACCGCATTTCGGCACGGCAGCCGCAGCGACACCCTTCGCCGTCAATCCGCCCGAAGACGAAGCCGATCCGTTCCCGGTGGTCCGCGAAACCCGCGCGGCCCCGCCGCGCCGCCTCGGCTGGCGCATCGTCGGCGTGCTGGTCGCGCTCATTCTGCTGGTCGGCCTGCTCGCCCAGCTCGCCTGGTGGCAGCGCGAGACCATCATGGTGGACTGGCCGCAGTCGCAAACGCTCTATGCGCAGGCCTGTGCGCAGATCGGCTGCAGCGTCATGCCGCCGCACGACATCGACGGTCTGCAGGTCGAACCGTCCGACCTGCGGCAGATCGACGGCCCGCACAAACTCGAACTGAAGATGCCGCTGCGCAACCGCTATAACGTCGCGCTAGCGTATCCGGCCATCGAACTCACGCTGCTCGACGACCAGAACAATGTCGCCGTACGCCGCGTGCTGTGGCCGCAGGACTACGTCAAACCCGGCACGCCGATCGCAGCGGGTCTCGCGGCGCGCACGACGGAGACCATGATCGTGCATCTCGACACCGGCAACGCAGTCGCCTCGAATTTCCGCGTACAGATTTTTTATCCCTGA
- the tpx gene encoding thiol peroxidase, with amino-acid sequence MSQVTLGGNPIEVAGTFPTVGQKAAAFSLVGKDLKPVTLADFAGKRKVLNIVPSLDTPTCATSTRKFNEAAGKLSNTAVIVVSGDLPFAASRFCTTEGIENVLTASTFRGHEFAQAYGVDVTSGPLTGLTARAVVVIDENDKVVHAELVGEIKNEPNYDAALAALK; translated from the coding sequence ATGAGTCAAGTCACGCTGGGTGGCAACCCGATCGAAGTAGCCGGCACGTTCCCGACCGTGGGCCAGAAGGCAGCCGCGTTTTCGCTGGTCGGCAAGGATCTCAAGCCGGTCACGCTCGCCGACTTCGCCGGCAAGCGCAAAGTGCTGAACATCGTGCCGAGCCTCGACACCCCGACCTGCGCCACCTCGACCCGCAAGTTCAACGAAGCGGCCGGCAAGCTGTCGAACACCGCGGTGATCGTAGTCTCGGGCGACCTGCCGTTCGCGGCCTCGCGCTTCTGCACCACCGAAGGCATTGAAAACGTCCTGACCGCTTCGACCTTCCGCGGCCATGAGTTCGCCCAGGCCTACGGCGTGGACGTCACGAGCGGCCCGCTGACGGGCCTGACGGCACGTGCCGTGGTCGTCATCGACGAAAACGACAAGGTGGTTCACGCCGAACTCGTCGGCGAAATCAAGAACGAGCCGAACTACGACGCAGCGCTTGCCGCGCTGAAGTAA
- a CDS encoding carbohydrate kinase family protein: protein MATLICGSLAYDNIMTFEGRFREHILPEQVHILNVSFLVPTMRREFGGCAGNMGYSLHLLGGDARIMGALGAVDAQLYLDRFDQLGISREHVLVLADTYSAQAMITTDLENNQITAFHPGAMMQAHLNHADEAKDITLAIVGPDGYDAMTQHSERLAAAGVPFVFDPGQGLPLFDGATLRRMIELATYVAVNDYEAKLVSDKTGWSIEEIASRVDALIITLGEHGAQIHHAGGMETIPAVTARQVLDPTGCGDAFRGGLLYGIEKQLGWATTGRLASLMGALKIEHQGPQNYAPTRAEINERFKQAFGYDLS from the coding sequence TTGGCTACGCTGATTTGCGGCTCGCTCGCCTACGACAACATCATGACCTTTGAGGGCCGCTTTCGGGAGCACATCCTGCCCGAGCAGGTCCATATCCTCAACGTGAGCTTTCTTGTGCCGACGATGCGCCGCGAGTTCGGCGGCTGCGCGGGCAACATGGGCTACTCGCTGCACCTGCTCGGCGGCGACGCGCGCATCATGGGCGCGCTCGGCGCGGTCGACGCGCAGCTCTATCTGGACCGCTTCGACCAGCTCGGCATCTCGCGCGAGCACGTCCTCGTGCTGGCGGACACCTACTCCGCGCAGGCGATGATCACCACGGATCTGGAAAACAACCAGATCACCGCCTTCCACCCCGGCGCGATGATGCAGGCACACCTGAACCACGCAGACGAGGCGAAAGACATCACGCTCGCCATCGTGGGACCGGACGGCTACGACGCCATGACGCAGCACTCCGAACGACTTGCCGCCGCCGGCGTGCCGTTCGTCTTCGATCCGGGCCAGGGTCTGCCGCTGTTCGACGGCGCGACGCTGCGCCGCATGATTGAACTTGCCACTTACGTAGCTGTCAACGATTACGAAGCCAAACTGGTGAGCGACAAGACCGGCTGGTCCATCGAAGAAATCGCGAGCCGCGTTGATGCACTGATCATTACGCTCGGCGAGCATGGGGCGCAAATCCACCATGCAGGCGGCATGGAAACCATCCCCGCCGTCACCGCCAGGCAGGTGCTCGACCCCACCGGTTGCGGCGACGCCTTCCGCGGCGGCCTGCTCTACGGCATCGAGAAGCAGCTTGGCTGGGCTACCACCGGCCGCCTCGCGAGCCTGATGGGCGCGCTCAAGATCGAACATCAGGGGCCGCAAAACTACGCGCCCACCCGGGCGGAGATCAACGAACGGTTCAAGCAGGCGTTTGGATACGACCTGTCGTAA
- a CDS encoding glycine zipper 2TM domain-containing protein: MKTTSRLVVAAVLVGSLAMSGCAYNSSSADVYTASQAQREETVRMGTVDSVRAVKISSNNGQPSGLGAIGGGALGAVAGSAIGGGRGSIVTGIIGGIAGAVAGNAVENGVAMRDGIEITVRLDNGDIRAITQSATGEIFQAGDRVRLLSSGGVTRVTH, encoded by the coding sequence ATGAAAACAACAAGTCGCCTGGTAGTAGCTGCTGTGCTGGTCGGTTCGCTGGCTATGTCGGGATGTGCGTATAACAGCAGCTCGGCGGACGTCTATACGGCGTCGCAAGCGCAGCGCGAAGAAACGGTCCGCATGGGCACCGTCGACAGCGTGCGGGCCGTGAAGATCAGTTCGAACAACGGCCAGCCGAGCGGCCTCGGTGCGATCGGCGGCGGCGCCCTGGGCGCAGTGGCCGGTAGCGCAATCGGCGGCGGGCGTGGCTCGATCGTCACAGGCATCATCGGCGGTATCGCCGGTGCAGTGGCCGGCAATGCGGTCGAAAACGGCGTCGCGATGCGCGACGGTATCGAGATCACAGTGCGCCTCGACAACGGCGACATCCGCGCCATCACGCAAAGCGCAACCGGCGAGATCTTCCAGGCCGGCGACCGCGTGCGGCTGCTGTCGAGCGGCGGCGTGACCCGCGTTACGCACTAG
- a CDS encoding histone H1-like DNA-binding protein, translated as MATAKKAAAKKVAVKKVAAKKAAPAKKVAAKKVAVKKVAAKKVAVKKVAAKKAAPAKKVAAKKVAAKKVAVKKVAAKKAAPAKKAAAKKVAVKKVAAKKVAKKAAPAKKAAAKKAPAKKAAKAPAAKKAAKAPAKKAAKVPAAPAKKAAAPKKAVAKKAAPAPAAPAATSAAPAATVKTALNPAAAWPFPTGSRP; from the coding sequence ATGGCAACTGCAAAAAAAGCCGCCGCTAAGAAAGTCGCTGTGAAGAAGGTTGCAGCGAAGAAGGCAGCACCGGCAAAGAAAGTCGCTGCGAAGAAAGTGGCAGTGAAGAAGGTCGCAGCAAAGAAAGTCGCTGTGAAGAAGGTTGCAGCGAAGAAGGCTGCGCCGGCTAAGAAGGTCGCAGCGAAGAAGGTTGCAGCCAAGAAAGTCGCAGTGAAGAAGGTTGCAGCGAAGAAGGCTGCACCGGCCAAGAAGGCAGCTGCGAAGAAAGTTGCAGTGAAGAAGGTTGCAGCGAAGAAGGTTGCCAAGAAGGCAGCACCGGCGAAGAAGGCCGCTGCCAAGAAGGCGCCTGCGAAGAAGGCTGCCAAGGCTCCTGCTGCGAAGAAGGCCGCCAAGGCCCCTGCGAAGAAGGCTGCCAAGGTCCCCGCTGCGCCTGCCAAGAAGGCCGCTGCTCCGAAGAAGGCTGTTGCGAAGAAGGCTGCTCCGGCACCTGCCGCTCCCGCTGCAACGAGCGCAGCACCGGCAGCTACGGTGAAGACCGCGTTGAACCCGGCTGCAGCATGGCCGTTCCCGACCGGCAGCCGTCCGTAA
- a CDS encoding ribonucleotide-diphosphate reductase subunit beta — translation MLNWDDEITAVTPSSATQLNELRNASGTAVGTQVGTRPALHAPSAQEIFVNDIAVAPVAARAATQSAAQGTAAALAAVSEARVNVADKRIINGQTDVNQLVPFKYKWAWEKYLSGCANHWMPQEINMSRDIALWKDPNGLTEDERRIVKRNLGFFVTADSLAANNIVLGTYRHITAPECRQYLLRQAFEEAIHTHAYQYIVESLGLDEGEIFNAYHEVSSIRAKDEFLIPFIHPLTDPAFKTGTLETDQTLLRSLIVFACVMEGLFFYVGFTQILALGRQNKMTGAAEQYQYILRDESMHCNFGIDLINQIKLENPHLWTAEFRAEIREIFKQAVDLEYRYAEDTMPRGVLGLNASMFKSYLRFICNRRCQQIGLDPLYPNEENPFPWMSEMIDLKKERNFFETRVIEYQTGGALSWE, via the coding sequence ATGCTCAACTGGGATGACGAGATCACTGCCGTAACTCCCTCGAGCGCTACGCAACTGAACGAGTTGCGCAACGCTTCGGGAACGGCTGTCGGTACGCAAGTCGGAACGCGTCCCGCTCTTCACGCTCCCTCGGCTCAGGAAATCTTCGTGAACGACATCGCTGTCGCTCCCGTCGCCGCCCGTGCCGCTACCCAATCTGCCGCTCAAGGAACCGCTGCCGCACTGGCCGCCGTCTCCGAAGCGCGCGTGAATGTCGCCGACAAGCGCATCATCAACGGCCAGACTGACGTCAATCAGCTGGTGCCGTTCAAGTACAAGTGGGCGTGGGAGAAGTATCTGTCCGGTTGCGCGAACCACTGGATGCCGCAGGAAATCAACATGTCCCGCGACATCGCCCTGTGGAAAGACCCGAACGGGCTGACCGAAGACGAGCGCCGCATCGTCAAGCGCAACCTCGGCTTCTTCGTCACGGCAGACTCGCTCGCCGCCAACAACATCGTGCTGGGCACCTACCGCCATATCACGGCGCCCGAATGCCGCCAGTATCTGCTGCGCCAGGCGTTCGAAGAGGCGATCCACACGCACGCTTACCAGTACATCGTCGAATCGCTGGGCCTCGACGAAGGCGAAATCTTCAACGCGTACCACGAGGTTTCCTCGATCCGCGCGAAAGACGAATTCCTGATTCCGTTCATCCACCCGCTGACCGACCCGGCCTTCAAGACCGGCACGCTCGAGACAGACCAGACGCTGCTGCGCTCGCTGATCGTGTTCGCCTGTGTGATGGAAGGGCTGTTCTTCTACGTCGGCTTCACCCAGATTCTGGCGCTTGGTCGCCAGAACAAGATGACGGGCGCCGCGGAACAGTACCAATACATCCTGCGCGACGAGTCGATGCACTGCAATTTCGGCATCGACCTGATCAACCAGATCAAACTCGAAAACCCGCACTTGTGGACGGCTGAGTTCCGCGCGGAAATCCGCGAAATCTTCAAGCAAGCGGTCGACCTCGAATATCGTTACGCAGAAGACACGATGCCGCGCGGGGTGCTCGGCCTCAATGCGTCGATGTTCAAGAGCTATCTGCGCTTCATCTGCAACCGCCGTTGCCAGCAGATCGGTCTCGATCCGCTGTACCCGAACGAGGAAAACCCGTTCCCGTGGATGAGCGAGATGATTGACCTGAAGAAGGAACGCAACTTCTTCGAGACGCGCGTAATCGAATATCAGACTGGCGGCGCACTGTCCTGGGAATGA
- a CDS encoding ribonucleoside-diphosphate reductase subunit alpha — MQTTDNVTTRYEGAPTGQTFGQAQGAQALASQTSFADYKVIRRNGSVVSFEPSKIAIAVTKAFLAVNGGQGAASARVRELVEQLTQSVVRALLRSRPNGGTFHIEDIQDQVELALMRGGEHNVARAYVLYREKRTQERGHDAVEAPNGSLGLSVTDGGVTRPLDMVALRDIIESACANLGDAVSAEPIVAETVKNLYDGVPMSQVYDSAILAARTMIEKDPAYSQVTARILLHTIRREILEEEVTQAEMGTRYAEYFPTFIKRGVQAELLDEKLQQYDLKRLGAALDADRDLQFGYLGLQTLYDRYFLHSDGVRIEMPQAFFMRVAMGLALNEIDREARAIEFYNVLSSFDFMSSTPTLFNSGTRRSQLSSCYLTTVDDDLDGIYEALKENALLSKFAGGLGNDWTRVRALGSHIKGTNGKSQGVVPFLKVVNDTAVAVNQGGKRKGAVCAYLESWHLDIEEFLELRKNTGDDRRRTHDMNTANWIPDLFMKRVHEGADWTLFSPSTCPDLHDKFGAEFEAAYTAYEDKVARGEIKLFKKIPAAQLWRKMLGMLFETGHPWITFKDPCNIRSPQQHVGVVHSSNLCTEITLNTSDAEIAVCNLGSVNLVAHLKEQADGTLVLDHDKLKRTVSVAMRMLDNVIDINYYAVAKARNSNLKHRPVGMGIMGFQDCLHLLRTPYASEEAVKFADTSMEAVCYYAYYASTELAEERGRYSSYRGSLWDRGILPQDTLKLLADARGGYVEVDSSESMDWTELRARIATHGMRNSNCVAIAPTATISNIIGVSACIEPTFQNLYVKSNLSGEFTVVNDYLVRDLKARGLWDEVMVADLKYFDGTLSRIDRIPADLRAIYATAFEVDATWLVEAASRRQKWIDQAQSLNIYMGGASGKKLDEVYKLAWLRGLKTTYYLRTMAATHVEKSTVAHGALNAVSSGGSEGSGGAGGVGGGAAGGFGIAGGASSGGLQAAAAAPAIVVEAAPEADGPVCMMRPGDPGFDECEACQ, encoded by the coding sequence ATGCAAACCACCGATAACGTGACGACCCGGTACGAGGGCGCACCCACTGGCCAGACCTTCGGCCAGGCACAAGGCGCACAGGCGCTCGCGTCGCAAACGAGTTTCGCCGACTACAAGGTGATCCGTCGCAATGGCAGCGTGGTGTCGTTCGAGCCGTCGAAGATCGCCATCGCCGTGACCAAGGCATTCCTGGCCGTCAACGGTGGTCAAGGCGCGGCCTCGGCTCGCGTGCGCGAACTGGTCGAGCAACTCACGCAAAGCGTGGTCCGCGCGCTGCTGCGCAGCCGCCCGAACGGCGGCACCTTCCATATTGAAGACATTCAGGATCAGGTCGAACTCGCGCTGATGCGCGGCGGCGAGCACAACGTCGCGCGCGCCTACGTGCTGTATCGCGAGAAGCGCACCCAGGAACGCGGCCATGACGCGGTGGAAGCGCCGAACGGTTCGCTGGGCCTGAGCGTCACCGACGGCGGCGTGACGCGTCCGCTGGATATGGTGGCGCTGCGCGACATCATCGAATCGGCCTGCGCCAACCTGGGCGATGCGGTGAGCGCCGAGCCGATCGTGGCGGAGACGGTGAAGAACCTGTACGACGGCGTGCCGATGAGCCAGGTCTACGACTCGGCCATCCTCGCTGCGCGCACGATGATCGAAAAGGACCCGGCGTACAGCCAGGTCACCGCCCGCATCCTGCTGCACACCATCCGCCGCGAGATCCTCGAAGAGGAAGTCACGCAGGCTGAAATGGGCACGCGTTACGCCGAGTACTTCCCGACCTTCATCAAGCGCGGCGTGCAAGCCGAGCTGCTCGACGAGAAGCTGCAACAGTACGACCTGAAGCGCCTCGGCGCCGCGCTCGACGCCGACCGCGACCTGCAGTTCGGCTACCTCGGCCTGCAAACGCTGTACGACCGCTACTTCCTGCATAGCGACGGCGTGCGCATCGAAATGCCCCAGGCATTCTTTATGCGTGTGGCGATGGGCCTGGCGCTGAACGAGATCGACCGCGAAGCGCGCGCCATCGAGTTCTACAACGTGCTGTCGAGCTTCGACTTCATGTCGTCCACGCCTACTTTGTTCAACTCGGGCACGCGCCGCTCGCAACTGTCGTCGTGCTATCTGACGACGGTGGACGACGACCTCGACGGCATCTACGAAGCGCTGAAGGAAAACGCGCTGCTGTCGAAGTTCGCCGGCGGCCTCGGCAACGACTGGACGCGCGTGCGTGCCCTCGGCTCGCACATCAAGGGCACCAACGGCAAGTCGCAAGGCGTCGTGCCGTTCCTGAAGGTGGTCAACGACACGGCCGTGGCCGTGAACCAGGGCGGCAAGCGCAAGGGCGCGGTGTGCGCGTACCTGGAATCGTGGCACCTGGACATCGAAGAATTCCTCGAGCTGCGCAAGAACACCGGTGACGACCGTCGCCGTACCCACGACATGAACACGGCGAACTGGATTCCCGACCTGTTCATGAAGCGCGTGCACGAAGGCGCGGACTGGACGCTGTTCTCGCCGTCCACCTGCCCGGATCTGCACGACAAGTTCGGCGCCGAGTTCGAAGCGGCTTACACGGCTTACGAAGACAAGGTCGCCCGCGGCGAGATCAAGCTGTTCAAGAAGATCCCGGCGGCGCAACTGTGGCGCAAGATGCTCGGCATGCTGTTCGAAACCGGCCACCCGTGGATCACGTTCAAGGATCCGTGCAACATCCGTTCGCCGCAGCAGCACGTGGGTGTCGTCCATTCGTCGAACCTTTGCACGGAAATCACGCTGAACACCAGCGACGCCGAAATCGCCGTCTGCAATCTGGGCTCGGTGAACCTGGTCGCCCACCTGAAGGAACAGGCCGACGGCACGCTGGTGCTCGACCACGACAAGCTGAAGCGCACCGTCAGCGTGGCGATGCGCATGCTCGACAACGTGATCGACATCAACTACTACGCGGTCGCCAAGGCGCGTAACTCGAACCTGAAGCACCGTCCGGTGGGCATGGGCATCATGGGCTTCCAGGACTGCCTGCACCTGCTGCGCACGCCGTACGCGTCGGAAGAAGCGGTCAAGTTTGCTGATACGTCGATGGAAGCGGTCTGCTATTACGCCTACTACGCGTCGACCGAGCTGGCCGAAGAGCGCGGCCGCTACTCGAGCTACCGCGGCTCGCTGTGGGATCGCGGCATCCTCCCGCAAGACACGCTGAAGCTGCTGGCCGACGCGCGCGGCGGCTACGTGGAAGTGGATTCGAGCGAGTCGATGGACTGGACGGAGCTGCGTGCGCGCATCGCCACCCACGGCATGCGCAACTCGAACTGCGTGGCGATCGCGCCGACGGCGACGATCTCCAACATCATCGGCGTGTCGGCTTGCATCGAACCGACCTTCCAGAACCTGTATGTGAAGTCGAACCTGTCGGGCGAGTTCACGGTGGTCAACGACTACCTGGTGCGCGACCTGAAGGCGCGCGGCCTGTGGGACGAAGTGATGGTCGCCGACCTGAAGTACTTCGACGGCACGCTCTCGCGCATCGACCGTATCCCGGCCGACCTGCGCGCCATCTACGCCACCGCGTTCGAAGTCGACGCAACGTGGCTGGTCGAAGCGGCCTCGCGTCGCCAGAAGTGGATCGACCAGGCGCAGTCGCTGAACATCTACATGGGCGGCGCGTCGGGCAAGAAGCTCGACGAGGTCTACAAGCTCGCCTGGCTGCGTGGCCTGAAGACCACGTACTACCTCCGCACGATGGCGGCGACCCACGTCGAGAAGTCGACGGTGGCGCACGGCGCGCTGAATGCAGTGAGCTCGGGCGGTAGCGAAGGCTCGGGCGGTGCGGGTGGTGTTGGGGGCGGCGCGGCAGGTGGCTTCGGCATCGCCGGCGGCGCATCGTCCGGCGGTCTGCAAGCGGCAGCAGCGGCGCCGGCGATCGTCGTCGAAGCGGCTCCCGAAGCCGACGGTCCGGTGTGCATGATGCGTCCGGGCGATCCTGGCTTCGACGAGTGCGAGGCTTGCCAGTAA
- the ampD gene encoding 1,6-anhydro-N-acetylmuramyl-L-alanine amidase AmpD, with translation MSVGFTVDEQGWVPTARKLPSPNFEARSEGAVPSLVVVHNMSLPPGEFGGTAIAELFLNRLDCDAHPYYDTHLRGVRVSAHFVIRRAGELEQYVSCEQRAWHAGASNFFGRERCNDFSIGVELEGTDAVAFEAAQYETLGALVKALTIRYPIAALAGHSDIAPGRKTDPGPHFEWPRLQRDTALADQYFPYLKFFKTP, from the coding sequence ATGAGCGTCGGCTTCACGGTCGACGAACAAGGTTGGGTGCCGACCGCGCGCAAGCTGCCGTCGCCGAACTTCGAAGCGCGTTCCGAAGGCGCGGTGCCGAGCCTGGTCGTGGTCCACAATATGAGCTTGCCGCCTGGCGAGTTCGGCGGCACCGCGATTGCCGAGCTCTTTCTGAACCGTCTCGATTGCGATGCTCACCCGTACTACGACACCCATCTGCGTGGCGTGCGGGTGTCGGCGCATTTCGTGATCCGCCGCGCCGGCGAGCTCGAGCAATACGTCTCGTGCGAGCAGCGCGCGTGGCATGCGGGCGCGTCGAACTTTTTCGGCCGCGAGCGCTGCAATGATTTTTCGATCGGCGTCGAGCTGGAAGGCACCGACGCGGTCGCATTCGAAGCCGCGCAATACGAGACGCTCGGCGCGCTCGTGAAGGCGCTGACCATCCGCTATCCGATCGCCGCACTCGCGGGACACTCGGACATCGCACCGGGTCGCAAGACCGATCCTGGACCGCATTTCGAGTGGCCCCGTCTGCAGCGCGACACCGCGCTCGCGGATCAGTACTTCCCCTATCTCAAGTTTTTCAAAACGCCGTAA
- a CDS encoding PP0621 family protein — protein MRQIFLLILLFVVGQWLVKALRRADAHNAQRTGASGGPAGGRAAGNGAGAQARAAKAPRLPEPMIRCVECGVHAPASDSIVVAGEPFCCTAHAQRHAARPTGRDAR, from the coding sequence ATGCGACAAATTTTTCTGCTGATCCTGTTGTTCGTCGTCGGTCAATGGCTCGTCAAGGCGCTGCGTCGTGCCGACGCGCACAACGCGCAGCGCACCGGCGCGTCCGGTGGTCCCGCCGGCGGCCGCGCCGCGGGCAATGGCGCGGGAGCGCAGGCACGCGCGGCCAAAGCGCCGCGGCTGCCCGAGCCGATGATCCGCTGCGTCGAGTGCGGCGTACACGCGCCGGCGAGCGACTCGATCGTGGTGGCCGGCGAGCCTTTTTGCTGCACCGCTCACGCGCAGCGTCACGCCGCGCGACCGACAGGCCGCGACGCCCGATGA
- a CDS encoding cytochrome C assembly family protein, whose translation MDIVLYALTALLYGGLAVAGWRSHRHTVLRPALESVPALPAAAGGPAVAAFSAPGRLLLFVALLAHGVLLHTTIFPQDAMVFGFAFALSAMFWLGAGIYWIESFFFPLDGLRLLVLPLACVASLLPLGFGGVHVLSYAADPMFKLHFLIANIAYGLFAIAALHAVLMLLVERRLHAMRGGVLQRQGAAAGNGWLSSWLDTLPPLLTLEKLLFRLISAGFVLLTLTLLSGILFSEQLVDRALRLDHKTVFAILSWLMFGALLTARKVSGWRGRAALRWVLASFVALLLAYVGSRFVFEVLLHRPVV comes from the coding sequence ATGGATATTGTACTGTATGCCCTCACTGCGCTCCTGTACGGCGGTCTCGCCGTCGCGGGCTGGCGCTCGCACCGGCACACCGTGTTGCGTCCGGCGTTAGAGAGCGTGCCGGCCCTGCCGGCCGCGGCTGGCGGGCCGGCGGTCGCGGCGTTCAGCGCGCCGGGCCGCTTGCTGCTGTTCGTCGCCCTGCTCGCGCACGGCGTCCTGCTGCATACCACCATCTTCCCGCAGGACGCGATGGTGTTCGGTTTCGCGTTCGCGCTCTCCGCGATGTTCTGGCTCGGGGCCGGCATCTACTGGATCGAAAGTTTTTTCTTCCCGCTCGACGGTTTGCGCCTGCTCGTGCTGCCGCTCGCCTGCGTCGCCTCGTTGCTGCCGCTCGGCTTCGGCGGGGTGCACGTGCTGTCGTATGCGGCCGACCCGATGTTCAAGCTGCACTTCCTGATCGCCAACATCGCCTATGGCCTGTTTGCGATCGCGGCGCTGCACGCGGTGCTGATGCTGCTGGTGGAGCGGCGCCTGCATGCGATGCGCGGCGGCGTGCTGCAGCGTCAGGGCGCCGCGGCCGGCAACGGCTGGCTGTCGAGCTGGCTCGATACGCTGCCGCCGCTGCTCACGCTGGAAAAGCTGCTGTTCCGTCTGATCAGCGCGGGCTTCGTGCTGCTCACGCTGACCTTGCTCTCGGGCATCCTGTTCAGCGAGCAACTGGTCGACCGCGCGCTGCGGCTCGATCACAAGACCGTGTTCGCGATTCTTTCGTGGTTGATGTTCGGTGCGCTCCTGACTGCTCGCAAGGTGTCGGGCTGGCGCGGCCGCGCGGCGTTGCGCTGGGTGCTGGCGTCGTTTGTGGCGCTGCTGCTCGCCTACGTCGGCAGCCGTTTCGTTTTCGAGGTGCTGCTGCACCGCCCTGTGGTGTGA